One genomic segment of Amycolatopsis granulosa includes these proteins:
- a CDS encoding DUF6986 family protein gives MRDHELNAFAAELDARLSGADSALARRYPGDRDVRQPVHTVYVPGDRYTAGTVRDWGEQALAALDRHAPTAEEFAGITGVAADAVSEVYPWVREKLSREPVEDLRIDFEDGFTAGEDAEDAAVVAAAQVLAESVRAGTAPPFHGIRFKSFEAPTRRRGLRTLVRFVEALHEAGGLGEGFVVTLPKVTSAEQVEAMVLVCERLEAALGLAARSLRFEIQVETPQCIVGADGSVPIARMLHAADGRCTGLHYGTYDYSASCGIAAAYQSMEHPAADHAKAVMQVAAAGTGVHLSDGSTNVLPAGGPSQVQAAWRLHTRLVRRSLERGFYQGWDLHPAQLPTRYLATYAFYRQGLPDALTRLHAYTGGGDSAYLDEPATAAALARFVLRGVDCGGVSAAEVTERTGLDLDRLTVLAHPRPR, from the coding sequence ATGAGGGACCACGAACTGAACGCGTTCGCCGCCGAACTCGACGCGCGGCTTTCCGGTGCGGACTCCGCGCTCGCCCGCCGGTACCCGGGCGACCGGGACGTGCGGCAGCCGGTGCACACCGTCTACGTGCCGGGCGACCGGTACACCGCCGGCACCGTGCGCGACTGGGGCGAGCAGGCGCTGGCGGCCCTCGACCGGCACGCCCCCACCGCGGAGGAGTTCGCCGGGATCACCGGTGTCGCCGCGGACGCGGTGAGCGAGGTGTACCCGTGGGTGCGGGAGAAACTGTCCCGGGAGCCGGTCGAGGACCTGCGGATCGACTTCGAGGACGGGTTCACCGCGGGCGAGGACGCGGAAGACGCCGCCGTGGTCGCGGCGGCGCAGGTGCTGGCGGAGTCGGTCCGTGCCGGAACCGCGCCCCCGTTCCACGGCATCCGGTTCAAAAGCTTCGAGGCACCCACCCGCCGGCGCGGGCTGCGGACACTGGTCCGGTTCGTCGAGGCGCTGCACGAGGCCGGCGGCCTCGGTGAAGGATTCGTCGTCACGCTGCCGAAGGTGACGTCGGCCGAGCAGGTCGAGGCGATGGTGCTGGTGTGCGAGCGGCTGGAAGCCGCGCTCGGCCTGGCGGCGCGGAGCCTTCGGTTCGAGATCCAGGTCGAGACCCCGCAGTGCATCGTCGGCGCGGACGGCTCGGTGCCGATCGCGCGGATGCTGCACGCGGCGGACGGCCGGTGCACGGGCCTGCACTACGGCACCTACGACTACTCCGCGTCCTGCGGGATCGCGGCCGCCTACCAGAGCATGGAACACCCCGCCGCGGACCACGCGAAGGCGGTCATGCAGGTGGCCGCCGCCGGCACCGGCGTCCACCTGTCCGACGGTTCCACGAACGTGCTGCCCGCCGGCGGCCCGTCCCAGGTGCAGGCGGCCTGGCGGCTGCACACCCGGCTCGTCCGCCGTTCCCTGGAGCGCGGCTTCTACCAGGGCTGGGACCTGCACCCCGCGCAACTGCCGACGCGCTACCTCGCCACGTACGCGTTCTACCGGCAGGGACTGCCGGACGCGCTGACCCGCCTGCACGCCTACACCGGCGGCGGTGACTCGGCCTACCTGGACGAACCCGCCACCGCCGCCGCACTGGCACGCTTCGTCCTGCGCGGCGTGGACTGCGGCGGGGTGAGCGCCGCGGAGGTCACCGAGCGGACCGGCCTGGACCTGGACCGCCTCACCGTCCTGGCCCACCCCCGGCCGCGGTGA
- a CDS encoding NAD-dependent malic enzyme: MPNTSPGYAVTVRVETPSHSGATSDLVAAVSRSGGELTALDVVESHADRLVVDVTCDAVDAAHAETITKTLTGIPRVRVRKVSDRTFLMHLGGKLEVNPKVPLKHRDDLSRAYTPGVARVCRAIAENPADVRRLTIKRNTVAVVTDGSAVLGLGNIGPAAALPVMEGKAALFKQFAGVDAWPVCLGTQDTGKIVEIVLALSTVYGGINLEDIAAPRCFEIERQLREQLDIPVFHDDQHGTAIVVLAALTNALRVVGKQRPEIRVVVSGVGAAGHAIVKLLLAQGVRDIVACDRRGVVHRGRGEMDPARQWIADHTNPRGLTGTLTESLRDADVFIGVSAPNLLTGDDIATMADDAIVFALANPDPEVDPLAARAHAAVVATGRSDFPNQINNVLAFPGFFRGMLDAGAHEITESVMLAAATAIADRVGPDELNASYIVPSVFDRQVAPEVAAAVGRAANREADRA; the protein is encoded by the coding sequence ATGCCGAACACCAGCCCCGGGTACGCCGTCACCGTCCGGGTCGAGACGCCCTCCCACTCAGGCGCCACCAGTGATCTGGTGGCCGCGGTGAGCCGCTCCGGCGGCGAACTGACGGCGCTCGACGTCGTGGAGTCGCACGCCGACCGCCTCGTCGTGGACGTCACCTGCGACGCGGTGGACGCCGCCCACGCCGAGACCATCACCAAGACACTCACCGGGATCCCGCGGGTTCGCGTGCGCAAGGTCAGCGACCGCACCTTCCTGATGCACCTCGGCGGCAAGCTCGAGGTCAACCCGAAGGTCCCGCTCAAGCACCGCGACGACCTCTCCCGCGCCTACACCCCCGGGGTCGCCCGGGTGTGCCGGGCGATCGCCGAGAACCCCGCCGACGTCCGGCGGCTCACCATCAAACGCAACACCGTCGCGGTCGTGACCGACGGTTCGGCCGTGCTCGGGCTGGGCAACATCGGCCCGGCCGCCGCACTGCCGGTCATGGAGGGCAAGGCAGCGCTGTTCAAACAGTTCGCCGGGGTGGACGCGTGGCCGGTGTGCCTCGGCACGCAGGACACCGGCAAGATCGTCGAGATCGTCCTCGCACTGTCCACTGTCTACGGTGGGATCAACCTGGAGGACATCGCGGCGCCACGCTGTTTCGAGATCGAACGGCAGCTGCGGGAACAGCTCGACATCCCCGTGTTCCACGACGACCAGCACGGCACCGCGATCGTCGTGCTCGCCGCGCTGACCAACGCCCTGCGGGTGGTGGGCAAGCAGCGGCCGGAGATCCGGGTGGTCGTCAGCGGTGTCGGTGCCGCCGGGCACGCCATCGTGAAGCTGCTGCTCGCCCAGGGGGTGCGCGACATCGTGGCGTGCGACCGGCGCGGCGTGGTGCACCGGGGCCGCGGGGAGATGGACCCGGCGCGGCAGTGGATCGCCGACCACACCAACCCGCGGGGGCTCACCGGCACGCTCACCGAATCGTTGCGGGACGCCGACGTGTTCATCGGCGTGTCCGCGCCGAACCTGCTCACCGGCGACGACATCGCGACGATGGCCGACGACGCGATCGTGTTCGCACTGGCCAACCCGGACCCGGAGGTCGACCCGCTCGCGGCCCGCGCCCACGCGGCGGTCGTCGCGACCGGCCGGTCGGACTTTCCCAACCAGATCAACAACGTCCTCGCGTTCCCCGGCTTCTTCCGCGGGATGCTGGACGCGGGAGCGCACGAGATCACCGAATCGGTGATGCTCGCCGCCGCCACCGCGATCGCCGACCGGGTCGGACCGGACGAGCTCAACGCCAGCTACATCGTCCCGTCGGTGTTCGACCGGCAGGTCGCGCCCGAGGTCGCCGCCGCGGTCGGGCGGGCCGCGAACCGGGAGGCGGACCGGGCATGA
- the uraD gene encoding 2-oxo-4-hydroxy-4-carboxy-5-ureidoimidazoline decarboxylase, with amino-acid sequence MTLEEFNSAAPGPLTTALRACCDVPAWADKVRAGRPYANAGALVAVADQAARELTAAEVDRALAAHPRIGERAQGKDVESAWSRQEQSAVGGDPGTAAALIEGNRAYEAKFGRVFLICATGLSGEQILANLRERLGHTPEEEAPVVAGELRKIAVLRVRKLVDG; translated from the coding sequence ATGACGTTGGAGGAGTTCAACTCCGCAGCCCCCGGCCCCCTCACCACCGCGCTACGCGCCTGCTGCGACGTGCCCGCGTGGGCGGACAAGGTCCGCGCCGGCCGCCCGTACGCGAATGCCGGCGCGCTGGTCGCCGTCGCGGACCAGGCCGCGCGCGAACTCACCGCGGCGGAGGTCGACCGGGCGCTGGCCGCGCACCCCCGCATCGGGGAACGCGCCCAGGGCAAGGACGTCGAGTCGGCCTGGTCGAGACAGGAGCAGTCGGCCGTCGGCGGCGACCCCGGCACCGCAGCCGCCCTGATCGAGGGTAACCGCGCCTACGAGGCGAAGTTCGGGCGCGTCTTCCTGATCTGCGCCACCGGCCTGTCCGGTGAGCAGATCCTCGCGAACCTGCGGGAGCGCCTCGGCCACACGCCGGAGGAGGAGGCCCCGGTCGTGGCCGGGGAACTGCGCAAGATCGCCGTCCTGCGCGTGCGGAAGCTGGTGGACGGATGA
- the uraH gene encoding hydroxyisourate hydrolase, with amino-acid sequence MSAITTHVLDTALGRPAAGVRVRLERAGKPGVLATGATDDDGRIADLGPDRLDAGAYRLVFDTAAYFAATGQTCFFPEITLTFALADPGQHYHVPVLLSPFAYSTYRGS; translated from the coding sequence ATGAGCGCGATCACCACCCACGTGCTCGACACCGCGCTCGGCCGCCCCGCCGCCGGCGTCCGTGTGCGGCTGGAGCGGGCCGGGAAGCCGGGGGTGCTGGCCACCGGCGCGACCGACGACGACGGCCGCATCGCCGACCTCGGCCCCGACCGCCTCGACGCCGGTGCCTACCGGCTCGTGTTCGACACCGCCGCCTACTTCGCCGCCACCGGCCAGACCTGCTTCTTCCCCGAAATCACCCTCACCTTCGCACTCGCCGATCCCGGGCAGCACTACCACGTCCCGGTGCTGCTGAGCCCGTTCGCCTACTCCACCTACCGAGGGAGCTGA
- the pucL gene encoding factor-independent urate hydroxylase — protein MAIVLGPNQYGKAQNHLVRVYRDTPRHEIRDLTVSSALRGDFAGAHIEGDQGDVLPTDTQKNTIFSFAKEKGIGAIEDFARTLAGHFLDRTPAADGARIEIDETPWQRIPVGGKGHDHSFVQTGVGTRTTVVNVDRRGDDRRTHVVSGIKDLTVLKSTGSEFHGFLKDSYTTLPETDDRILATSLVARWRYDHTDVAWDESYESIRDLMLEQFAEIHSYALQQTLYGMGQAVLEKHPEVAEIRLSAPNKHHFLVDLSPFGVDNPHEVFYAADRPFGLIEATVLRDDASEPGSAWHAVPGWV, from the coding sequence ATGGCCATCGTCCTGGGCCCCAACCAGTACGGCAAAGCGCAGAACCACCTCGTCCGCGTCTACCGCGACACCCCGCGCCACGAGATCCGCGACCTGACCGTCTCCAGCGCGCTGCGCGGCGACTTCGCCGGCGCGCACATCGAGGGCGACCAGGGCGACGTCCTGCCCACCGACACACAGAAGAACACGATCTTCAGCTTCGCGAAGGAGAAGGGCATCGGCGCGATCGAGGACTTCGCCCGCACCCTCGCCGGCCACTTCCTCGACCGCACCCCCGCCGCCGACGGGGCGCGCATCGAGATCGACGAGACGCCGTGGCAGCGGATCCCGGTGGGCGGCAAGGGTCACGACCATTCGTTCGTGCAGACCGGCGTGGGCACCCGCACCACCGTGGTCAACGTCGATCGCCGCGGCGACGACCGGCGCACCCATGTCGTCTCCGGCATCAAGGACCTCACGGTCCTGAAGTCGACCGGCTCGGAGTTCCACGGTTTCCTCAAGGACTCCTACACGACACTGCCGGAGACCGACGACCGGATCCTGGCGACCTCACTGGTGGCCAGGTGGCGCTACGACCACACCGACGTGGCGTGGGACGAGTCCTACGAGTCGATCCGCGACCTGATGCTCGAGCAGTTCGCCGAGATCCACAGCTACGCGTTGCAGCAGACGCTGTACGGCATGGGCCAGGCGGTGCTGGAGAAGCACCCGGAGGTCGCCGAGATCCGCCTGTCCGCACCGAACAAGCACCACTTCCTGGTGGACCTCTCGCCGTTCGGGGTGGACAACCCCCACGAGGTGTTCTACGCGGCGGACCGCCCCTTCGGGCTGATCGAAGCCACTGTCCTGCGTGACGACGCATCGGAGCCGGGCTCGGCCTGGCACGCCGTGCCCGGCTGGGTGTGA
- a CDS encoding nucleobase:cation symporter-2 family protein, giving the protein MRLFNRSSKYRGRPEDETHSFPRLLAYGTQHILTMYGGVIAPPLIVGGAAGLSAGDKALLVTAGLFVSGLATLLQTLGLGPFGSRLPLVQGVSFASVSTMVAIASDGGVRPVFGAIIVAGLIGLIASSFFAQLVRLFPAVVTGTVITVIGLSLMPTAFTWAQGGDGAKDLGSVSNIGLAALTLVVILVISRLFQGALSRLSILIGIVIGTVVAVCTGKADFSRVGEAKIFALPPVLHFGSPTFGVAAIVSMTIVVFVIMTETTADILAVGEIVGTTVDAKRVAGGLRADMAASTVAPLFGSFPASAFAQNVGLVALTGIKSRFAVAVGGGVLLLFGLLPVVGAVVAAIPYPVLGGAGIVLFGTVMSSGIRTLARVRYQNNLNMLIVAVALGIGIIPVAAPKFWQAFPSWFGVIMHSGISATAIVAVVLNLLFNELRAGNKPGASVFEAGESSLDRFGDTLEDDLDTRERRARAGHRPAGT; this is encoded by the coding sequence ATGAGGCTGTTCAACCGATCTTCCAAGTACCGCGGCCGGCCCGAGGACGAGACCCATTCCTTCCCGCGATTGCTCGCCTACGGCACGCAGCACATCCTCACCATGTACGGCGGGGTCATCGCGCCGCCGCTGATCGTGGGCGGTGCCGCCGGCCTGTCGGCCGGGGACAAGGCGCTGCTCGTCACCGCCGGGCTGTTCGTCAGCGGCCTGGCGACCCTGCTCCAGACGCTGGGCCTCGGCCCGTTCGGCAGCCGCCTGCCGCTGGTCCAGGGTGTGTCCTTCGCGAGTGTGTCCACCATGGTCGCGATCGCCTCCGACGGGGGCGTGCGGCCGGTGTTCGGCGCCATCATCGTGGCCGGCCTGATCGGGCTGATCGCGTCGTCGTTCTTCGCGCAGCTCGTGCGGCTGTTCCCGGCGGTGGTCACCGGCACGGTCATCACGGTGATCGGCCTGTCGCTGATGCCGACCGCGTTCACCTGGGCGCAGGGCGGCGACGGCGCGAAGGACCTCGGCTCGGTGTCCAACATCGGCCTCGCGGCGCTGACGCTGGTCGTCATCCTGGTGATCAGCAGGCTGTTCCAGGGCGCCCTCTCGCGGCTGTCGATCCTGATCGGCATCGTGATCGGCACGGTCGTCGCGGTGTGCACCGGCAAGGCGGACTTCTCCCGGGTGGGCGAGGCGAAGATCTTCGCCCTCCCGCCGGTCCTGCACTTCGGGTCGCCCACGTTCGGGGTCGCCGCGATCGTGTCGATGACGATCGTCGTCTTCGTCATCATGACCGAGACGACGGCGGACATCCTCGCCGTCGGCGAGATCGTGGGGACCACAGTGGACGCCAAGCGGGTCGCGGGCGGCCTGCGCGCCGACATGGCCGCGTCCACGGTCGCCCCGCTGTTCGGGTCGTTCCCGGCGAGCGCGTTCGCGCAGAACGTCGGCCTGGTCGCGTTGACCGGGATCAAGAGCCGGTTCGCGGTGGCCGTCGGCGGTGGCGTGCTGCTGCTGTTCGGTCTGCTGCCGGTCGTGGGCGCGGTGGTCGCGGCGATCCCGTACCCCGTGCTCGGCGGCGCCGGCATCGTGCTGTTCGGCACGGTGATGAGCAGCGGGATCCGCACCCTCGCGCGGGTGCGGTACCAGAACAACCTCAACATGCTGATCGTGGCGGTCGCCCTGGGCATCGGGATCATCCCGGTCGCCGCGCCGAAGTTCTGGCAGGCGTTCCCGTCGTGGTTCGGCGTCATCATGCACTCCGGCATCAGCGCGACGGCGATCGTCGCGGTCGTGCTGAACCTGCTGTTCAACGAACTCCGGGCCGGCAACAAGCCGGGCGCGTCGGTCTTCGAGGCGGGGGAGAGCTCGCTCGACCGGTTCGGCGACACGCTCGAGGACGACCTGGACACCCGGGAACGCCGTGCCAGGGCCGGGCATCGCCCCGCCGGGACCTGA
- a CDS encoding TIM barrel protein, with protein sequence MTHALPYEVNCSILFTELPLLQRPAAAKEAGFDGVEFWWPFAEAVPGDAEVDRFVSAVRDAGVQLAGLNFFAGDMAGGDRGLVSWPARSAEFRDNIDVTIGIGEQLGARSFNALYGNRVGGAPEEQDELAVQNLVLAARAANRIGGTVLVEPVSGAPRYPLLTAADALAVLDRVRQAGADNVALLADLYHLAVNGDDVDDVIAAHAGRIGHVQIADAPGRHEPGTGRLPLQRQLADLQERGYSGWVGLEYVPSGASADSFGWLPRDRRGAGARA encoded by the coding sequence GTGACACACGCACTGCCCTACGAAGTCAACTGCTCCATCCTGTTCACCGAGCTGCCGCTGCTGCAACGACCCGCGGCGGCGAAGGAGGCCGGGTTCGACGGCGTCGAGTTCTGGTGGCCCTTCGCCGAGGCGGTGCCGGGCGACGCGGAGGTCGACCGGTTCGTCTCGGCCGTCCGCGACGCCGGTGTCCAGCTGGCCGGGCTGAACTTCTTCGCCGGTGACATGGCAGGCGGCGACCGCGGCCTGGTGTCGTGGCCGGCCCGGTCGGCCGAGTTCCGCGACAACATCGACGTCACGATCGGCATCGGCGAACAGCTGGGCGCCAGGAGCTTCAACGCGCTCTACGGCAACCGGGTCGGCGGTGCGCCGGAGGAACAGGACGAGCTGGCCGTGCAGAACCTGGTGCTGGCGGCGCGGGCGGCGAACCGCATCGGCGGGACCGTGCTGGTCGAGCCGGTCAGCGGTGCGCCGCGGTACCCGCTGCTGACCGCGGCCGACGCGCTCGCCGTCCTGGACCGGGTCCGGCAGGCGGGGGCGGACAACGTCGCCCTGCTCGCCGACCTCTACCACCTGGCGGTCAACGGGGACGACGTGGACGACGTCATCGCCGCGCACGCCGGCCGCATCGGGCACGTGCAGATCGCCGACGCACCGGGGCGGCACGAGCCCGGCACCGGCCGGCTCCCGCTCCAGCGCCAGCTGGCGGACCTGCAGGAGCGCGGCTATTCCGGGTGGGTGGGCCTGGAGTATGTGCCCTCGGGTGCCTCGGCGGACAGCTTCGGCTGGCTGCCGCGGGACCGCCGCGGCGCGGGCGCCCGCGCCTGA
- a CDS encoding 2-hydroxy-3-oxopropionate reductase: protein MSSIAFIGLGIMGSPMAVHLAGAGHDVTGYNRTPEKTKPLVDAGGRAARSIAEAVEGADVICVMVPDSPDVREVLAGEGGVFDHARRGALVIDFSSIRPDVTAELAEQARERGLRLLDAPVSGGEAGARNAALSIMVGGERADFAAAKPIFDVVGKTVVHVGPTGSGQTVKAANQLIVAANIQALAEAVVFLEAYGVDTEAALEVLGGGLAGSTVLEQKKQNMLTHSFPPGFRIELHHKDLGIVTAAAREAGVVIPLGALVAQLMAAAKAAGDGGLDHSGLLRGVERLSGRADT, encoded by the coding sequence ATGAGCAGCATCGCGTTCATCGGTCTCGGCATCATGGGCAGCCCGATGGCGGTGCACCTGGCCGGGGCCGGGCACGACGTGACCGGGTACAACCGGACACCGGAGAAGACCAAACCCCTCGTGGACGCCGGCGGCCGCGCCGCGCGGTCGATCGCCGAGGCGGTCGAGGGCGCCGACGTGATTTGCGTGATGGTCCCCGACTCGCCGGACGTGCGGGAGGTCCTCGCGGGGGAGGGCGGTGTCTTCGACCACGCGCGGCGGGGCGCGCTGGTGATCGACTTCTCCAGCATCCGCCCGGACGTGACCGCCGAGCTCGCCGAACAGGCCCGGGAGCGCGGTCTCCGGTTGCTGGACGCGCCGGTGTCCGGCGGCGAGGCCGGCGCCCGCAACGCCGCACTGTCCATCATGGTCGGTGGCGAGAGGGCCGACTTCGCCGCCGCGAAACCGATCTTCGACGTGGTCGGCAAGACCGTCGTGCACGTCGGCCCGACCGGTTCCGGGCAGACCGTGAAAGCCGCCAACCAGCTGATCGTCGCGGCGAACATCCAGGCGCTCGCGGAGGCTGTCGTCTTCCTCGAGGCCTACGGCGTGGACACCGAGGCCGCACTGGAGGTCCTCGGCGGCGGGCTGGCCGGGTCGACGGTGCTCGAGCAGAAGAAGCAGAACATGCTCACCCACTCGTTCCCGCCCGGCTTCCGCATCGAACTGCACCACAAGGACCTGGGCATCGTCACCGCCGCCGCCCGCGAAGCCGGCGTCGTCATCCCCCTCGGCGCGCTGGTCGCCCAGCTCATGGCCGCAGCGAAGGCCGCCGGGGACGGCGGGCTCGACCACTCGGGCCTGCTGCGCGGCGTCGAGCGGCTCAGCGGCCGCGCCGACACCTGA
- the gcl gene encoding glyoxylate carboligase gives MARMRVVDAAVLILEKEGATQAFGLPGAAINPFYSAMKAHGGIRHVLARHVEAASHMAEGYSRAEPGNIGICVGTSGPAGTDMITGLYSASADSVPILCITGQAPVAKLHKEDFQAVDISAIAAPVAKMAVTVLEPAQVPGTFAKAFRLMREGRPGPVLIDLPLDVQLAEIEFDIATYEPLPVARPAATRAQAERALSMLAGAERPLIVSGGGVVNADAAELLVEFAELTGVPVVPTLMGWGTIPDDHPLMAGMVGLQTSHRYGNATLLASDFVLGIGNRWANRHTGGLDVYTAGRTFVHVDIEPTQIGRVFAPDYGIVSDARAALEVFVEVARQWRAAGRLPDRSRWAAECRQRRRTLLRKTHFDTVPIKPQRVYQEMNRAFGPGTRYVSTIGLSQIQAAQMLHVYQPRHWINAGQAGPLGWTVPAALGVATADPDATVVALSGDYDFQFLIEELAVGAQFGIPYVHVLVNNAYLGLIRQAQRGFDMDYCVQLSFDNINAPELGGYGVDHVKVAEGLGCKAIRVFEPDDILPSLEKAKTLAAELRVPVVVEIILERVTNVSMGAAAIDDVAEFEELAERPGDAPTAIVPA, from the coding sequence ATGGCACGCATGAGAGTCGTCGACGCCGCGGTGCTCATCCTGGAGAAGGAGGGCGCCACCCAGGCGTTCGGCCTGCCGGGTGCGGCGATCAACCCGTTCTACAGCGCCATGAAGGCCCACGGCGGCATCCGGCACGTGCTGGCCCGCCACGTCGAGGCGGCCTCGCACATGGCCGAGGGCTACAGCCGCGCCGAGCCGGGCAACATCGGCATCTGCGTCGGGACCTCCGGTCCGGCCGGCACCGACATGATCACCGGCCTGTACTCGGCGTCGGCGGACTCCGTCCCGATCCTGTGCATCACCGGGCAGGCGCCGGTCGCCAAGCTGCACAAGGAGGACTTCCAGGCCGTCGACATCTCCGCCATCGCCGCACCGGTCGCGAAGATGGCGGTCACCGTCCTGGAGCCCGCGCAGGTGCCGGGCACGTTCGCCAAGGCGTTCCGGCTGATGCGGGAGGGCAGGCCCGGCCCGGTGCTGATCGACCTGCCGCTCGACGTCCAGCTCGCCGAGATCGAGTTCGACATCGCCACCTACGAGCCGTTGCCGGTGGCCAGGCCCGCCGCGACCCGGGCGCAGGCCGAGCGGGCCCTGTCGATGCTGGCCGGGGCCGAGCGGCCGCTGATCGTCTCCGGCGGCGGCGTGGTCAACGCCGACGCCGCCGAGCTGCTGGTCGAATTCGCCGAGCTGACCGGCGTCCCGGTGGTGCCGACGCTGATGGGCTGGGGCACGATCCCCGACGACCATCCCCTGATGGCCGGGATGGTGGGCCTGCAAACCTCGCACCGCTACGGCAACGCGACGCTGCTGGCCAGCGATTTCGTGCTCGGCATCGGCAACCGCTGGGCCAACCGGCACACCGGCGGCCTGGACGTCTACACCGCCGGCCGCACGTTCGTGCACGTCGACATCGAGCCGACGCAGATCGGCCGGGTGTTCGCGCCGGACTACGGCATCGTGTCCGACGCCAGGGCCGCGCTCGAGGTCTTCGTCGAGGTGGCGCGCCAGTGGCGGGCCGCGGGCCGGCTGCCGGACCGCTCGCGGTGGGCGGCGGAGTGCCGGCAGCGCCGCCGGACCCTGCTGCGCAAGACGCACTTCGACACCGTGCCGATCAAGCCGCAGCGCGTCTACCAGGAGATGAACCGCGCCTTCGGCCCCGGCACCCGCTACGTCAGCACGATCGGGCTGTCGCAGATCCAGGCCGCGCAGATGCTGCACGTCTACCAGCCGCGGCACTGGATCAACGCCGGGCAGGCCGGCCCGCTCGGCTGGACCGTTCCCGCCGCGCTGGGGGTGGCCACCGCCGACCCGGACGCCACGGTCGTGGCACTGTCCGGTGACTACGACTTCCAGTTCCTCATCGAGGAGCTGGCGGTCGGCGCGCAGTTCGGCATCCCGTACGTGCACGTGCTGGTGAACAACGCCTACCTCGGACTGATCCGGCAGGCACAGCGCGGGTTCGACATGGACTACTGCGTCCAGCTGTCGTTCGACAACATCAACGCACCGGAGCTCGGCGGCTACGGTGTCGACCACGTCAAGGTCGCCGAAGGGCTGGGCTGCAAGGCGATCCGGGTGTTCGAGCCCGACGACATCCTGCCGTCGCTGGAAAAGGCCAAGACGCTCGCGGCGGAGCTGCGCGTGCCGGTGGTCGTCGAGATCATCCTGGAGCGGGTCACGAACGTGTCGATGGGCGCCGCGGCCATCGACGACGTGGCCGAGTTCGAGGAGCTCGCCGAGCGGCCCGGGGACGCGCCGACCGCGATCGTCCCGGCCTGA
- a CDS encoding glycerate kinase yields MTVLVASDKFKGSLTAAQVADAVGAGVRRARPDARVRAVPVADGGDGTLAAVLAAGFTAVPVTASGPTGEPVDTWYARRGDVAVVELAAVSGLVRLPGGRLRPLRATSRGTGEVMAAAIAAGCREIVLGVGGSAGTDGGAGLVAALGARLLDASGGEIGDGGVALPGVASIDLTGLRAATRDVAVTIASDVDNPLTGPRGAAAVYGPQKGAGPAEVARLDVALAHWADVVARTTGRDLRDTPGAGAAGGVGFAGLALLGAALRPGIELVLDLAGFSGALRGADLVVTGEGMLDEQTLHGKAPAGVARAAGRAGVPVVAVCGSTTLPPARLHDTGIRAAYALTDLEPDIDVCLRDGARLLETLGERIAAEHLEGGETE; encoded by the coding sequence TTGACGGTGCTCGTCGCTTCCGACAAGTTCAAGGGCTCGCTGACCGCGGCGCAGGTCGCCGACGCCGTGGGTGCCGGCGTGCGCCGGGCCAGGCCGGACGCGCGGGTGCGCGCGGTGCCCGTCGCCGACGGGGGCGACGGCACGCTGGCGGCGGTGCTGGCCGCGGGGTTCACCGCGGTCCCGGTCACCGCGTCCGGGCCGACGGGCGAGCCGGTGGACACCTGGTACGCCAGGCGGGGTGACGTCGCGGTGGTGGAGCTGGCCGCCGTGTCCGGGCTGGTGCGCCTGCCCGGTGGCCGGCTCCGGCCACTGCGGGCCACCAGCCGCGGCACGGGCGAGGTGATGGCCGCGGCGATCGCGGCCGGCTGCCGCGAGATCGTGCTGGGCGTCGGCGGCAGCGCCGGCACCGACGGTGGTGCCGGCCTGGTCGCCGCGCTCGGCGCGCGCCTGCTCGACGCCTCGGGCGGCGAGATCGGTGACGGCGGGGTGGCGCTGCCCGGGGTCGCCTCGATCGACCTCACCGGCCTGCGGGCGGCGACGCGGGACGTCGCGGTGACGATCGCGTCCGATGTGGACAATCCGCTGACCGGTCCGCGGGGCGCGGCGGCGGTGTACGGTCCGCAGAAGGGAGCCGGACCGGCGGAGGTCGCCCGGCTGGACGTGGCCCTGGCGCACTGGGCCGACGTGGTCGCCCGCACCACCGGCCGCGACCTGCGGGACACGCCCGGTGCGGGCGCGGCGGGAGGCGTCGGCTTCGCCGGGCTGGCCCTGCTCGGCGCGGCGCTGCGGCCGGGCATCGAGCTGGTGCTCGACCTGGCCGGGTTCTCCGGGGCCCTCCGCGGCGCCGACCTCGTCGTGACCGGGGAGGGCATGCTGGACGAGCAGACGTTGCACGGCAAGGCACCGGCCGGGGTCGCGCGGGCGGCCGGGCGTGCCGGCGTGCCGGTGGTCGCGGTGTGCGGCAGCACGACGCTGCCGCCCGCGCGGCTGCACGACACCGGCATCCGGGCGGCCTACGCGCTGACCGACCTCGAACCGGACATCGACGTCTGCCTGCGCGACGGGGCGCGGCTGCTGGAAACACTCGGCGAGCGGATCGCCGCCGAACACCTCGAGGGAGGCGAAACCGAATGA